Proteins from a single region of Campylobacter sputorum:
- the gpmI gene encoding 2,3-bisphosphoglycerate-independent phosphoglycerate mutase, which produces MNQKTILIITDGIGFNPKNKFNAFANAKKPTYDYLFKNVPNSLLKTSGKSVGLPDGQMGNSEVGHMTIGSGRVLYQNLVKINMAIEDGSLKQNTALNLIAKKCKRVHIIGLYSDGGVHSMDNHFDEIASIYESFGLEVLQHAITDGRDVSPTSGAKFIEKLEQKQTKNKKIATICGRFYAMDRDKRWDRVQKAYENMIFVNNPLNLSPSKYLEKSYENNITDEFIEPASFNGFDGIKKDDGVVFINFRNDRAREICSALACENFSEFKREFVVKNLITMTNYDDSFDFKVIFDKYDIKDTLSEIISQNGLRQFHCAETEKYAHVTFFFNGGKEDVLPNETRILVPSPKVKTYDEMPQMSAYEVCDATLKAIKDGFDFIVVNFANGDMVGHTGNYEASIKAVEAVDECLGKIIKLAKEQNYAYVQISDHGNCEAIKDENLNTLTNHTTFDVFCFILANGVKTIKNGGLSNVAPSILKIMGITCPKVMDEPLI; this is translated from the coding sequence ATGAATCAAAAAACAATTTTAATAATAACAGATGGTATAGGGTTTAATCCTAAAAATAAATTTAATGCGTTTGCAAATGCTAAAAAACCTACTTATGATTATCTTTTTAAAAATGTGCCAAATTCTCTTTTAAAAACAAGTGGCAAGAGCGTAGGTCTTCCTGATGGACAGATGGGAAATAGCGAAGTAGGGCATATGACAATAGGAAGCGGTAGAGTTTTATATCAAAATTTAGTAAAGATAAATATGGCCATAGAAGATGGTTCGTTAAAACAAAATACTGCTTTAAATTTGATAGCAAAAAAATGCAAAAGAGTCCATATTATAGGTCTTTATAGTGATGGCGGGGTTCATAGTATGGATAATCATTTTGATGAAATAGCTAGTATTTATGAAAGTTTTGGACTTGAAGTATTGCAACATGCGATAACAGATGGTAGGGATGTCTCTCCAACAAGCGGTGCTAAATTTATAGAAAAACTAGAACAAAAGCAGACTAAAAATAAAAAAATAGCCACTATTTGCGGTAGGTTTTATGCAATGGATAGAGATAAAAGATGGGATAGAGTGCAAAAAGCCTATGAAAATATGATTTTTGTTAATAATCCTTTAAATTTATCGCCAAGTAAATATTTAGAAAAATCATATGAAAACAATATCACAGATGAGTTTATAGAGCCAGCAAGTTTTAATGGTTTTGACGGCATAAAAAAAGATGATGGAGTTGTTTTTATAAATTTTAGAAACGATAGAGCAAGGGAAATTTGTTCAGCCCTAGCTTGTGAAAATTTCAGTGAATTTAAAAGAGAATTTGTAGTTAAAAACTTAATAACTATGACAAATTACGATGATAGTTTTGATTTTAAGGTTATTTTTGATAAATATGATATCAAAGATACATTAAGTGAGATTATATCTCAAAATGGTCTTAGACAATTTCATTGCGCAGAAACAGAGAAATACGCACATGTAACATTCTTTTTTAATGGTGGAAAAGAAGATGTTTTGCCAAATGAAACTAGAATTTTAGTTCCTAGTCCAAAGGTTAAAACATATGATGAAATGCCACAAATGAGTGCATATGAAGTTTGTGATGCTACGCTAAAAGCTATAAAAGATGGATTTGATTTTATAGTTGTAAATTTTGCAAATGGTGATATGGTTGGTCATACTGGAAATTATGAAGCATCTATAAAAGCTGTTGAAGCTGTTGATGAGTGCCTAGGAAAGATAATTAAACTTGCAAAAGAACAAAATTATGCTTATGTGCAAATAAGTGATCATGGTAATTGTGAAGCTATAAAAGATGAAAATTTAAATACCCTTACAAACCATACAACTTTTGATGTATTTTGCTTCATTTTAGCAAATGGAGTAAAAACTATAAAAAACGGTGGCTTAAGTAATGTCGCGCCAAGTATTCTTAAAATAATGGGAATTACTTGCCCAAAAGTTATGGATGAGCCTCTTATATAG
- a CDS encoding phosphatidylglycerophosphatase A has product MRKLFLTFFYTGLIPFAPGTFGTIAGAVVAYFILKFLGANTLALLSILVFVAAINPIKEYEKETNSHDNSCIVIDEVAGIWLTLSMCGLSLFGFILGIIYFRLFDIYKPSIIGRIDREVKGGLGVMGDDMLAGFFAGLSALITLKALIYFGIILPAI; this is encoded by the coding sequence ATGAGAAAACTATTTCTTACATTTTTTTATACCGGTTTAATACCTTTTGCACCAGGAACCTTTGGAACTATAGCTGGAGCCGTGGTAGCGTATTTTATACTTAAATTTTTAGGTGCTAATACACTAGCTCTTTTGTCTATTCTAGTATTTGTTGCTGCTATTAATCCGATAAAAGAATACGAAAAAGAGACAAACTCTCATGATAACTCTTGTATAGTTATAGATGAAGTTGCAGGTATTTGGCTAACTTTATCAATGTGCGGGCTTTCTTTGTTTGGTTTTATACTTGGTATTATTTATTTTAGACTTTTTGATATTTATAAACCATCTATTATAGGACGCATAGATAGGGAAGTAAAAGGCGGTTTGGGCGTAATGGGTGATGATATGTTAGCTGGATTTTTTGCTGGGCTTAGTGCTTTAATAACGCTTAAAGCACTAATATATTTTGGCATTATTTTACCGGCTATATAA